TCCAGAGATTTCATGTGTGGGGAGGTTTGCTCAGCCAGGCTACACCATATTTGCCTTCTGTGTGGCGTAAGTACAAACATGCACTCGTGGTCAGGCACCgttaaagttaaaaaaggtTGTGCGTCTAATGCAACCGGTTCCCTTTCAGAGATTCTCCAGAAGCTCCTCAGTCCACCGGGTTTTGTTGTGTCGTGCTCCGAGCCAGCAGCACGAAGGACTGCGAGGATATAGTCTGCCGCATCGGTGAGGTTTGCTAGTAATAAGTTCATTACACAGTGGTAACATTACACAGCAAGTTCTCCCATTTTGATTACGCCACCAAACATTGGTAAAGAAAACTTGAAAGTGTGGTttggagagagggaaaaaaaaagtgcatgacTGCAGCTTGAGTTGTTGCTACTGTAGAAGTTTTACAGCAGAGGCAGAATTCAAGTTACTCAAggggaaattttaaacatgtcagcAATTTAGGATTGATCATGTGTCactaatgagaaaaaaaaaaaaaaaaaaaagtcccagcCACACATTTTGTAGCAAGGAGtggcagttttgtttttgtgggaCAAGCAGCTTCTGCTTTGTTTACAGTTGTAGACACCTTTAACAGTAAAATTTTGATCAGACGTGGATTGAACTTGCCAAAAGCAGTATAAACTGTTTTCTGCCCTTTAGACAAATCATCTGATCATCTGTCAGTTGCACATATTGCCGACCATCTTTTCCTTTGTGTTCACAGCTACTGGCTTCAAGCATACGGAATGGTTTGTATAGCCACTGACCAGCGACATGTacataatttaaataaagcGGTAACACACTTAATTTTTTGTCTGTATATTATGACAAGACACAGCTTTGTATTCATAAAGACCTTTAATAGAAAGACATGTGACAACGTCTCATAAATAGTATTAAATGTAGCTGCCAAGATTGTGTTTGATAAAACGCATAAAAAGcggcccagaaaaaaaaagaaaaaaaaaagaaaaagaatatcCCAAGGGTCTGCAGTACTCCACAGTACAGAGGATCGACTGAGACGGCCAATAAGCTGACCCTGCAGTGAGGTGCACCCAGGATGGCATGCTGGCATTTTATGATCAATAGTAAATGGGTAAAGAATCACTGCACCCAGTTTGGCGTGAATAATTGATTCATCAAGTTTTAGAGAAGAGCCCAACCAATATTAAATTCTGTCATTACATTTAGcctgacccaaaaaaaaaaaaaaataaaataaagtaatcaTGTCTACGGTGCACTTGGGTTTGTGGAATGGTTGGTATGTTGCAtcactaaaaatacaaaaaattcaaagagaacttatataaaaaaaaaccaagaaataaaaatgtccacaTAATGGATAAGTATGATACATAGGGTAATTCATCATGACAATGTGGCTAGCGCCCCTTTAAGCCCTTTCTCCCCGTATCCTGCGAGCCAGCTGGATGTCCTTTGGCATGATGGTGACACGTTTAGCGTGGATGGCGCACAGGTTGGTATCCTCAAAGAGACCCACCAGGTAAGCCTCACTTGCCTCCTGTTTGGGGgcgaaagggaaaaaaaaaaaatgtattaaacaatTGGTAATATTTAGCAAAACCTTGAGACAAGTTGCGCATGTGGGGGTCTTCACCTGAAGAGCTCCAATGGCAGCACTCTGGAAACGGAGATCGGTCTTGAAATCCTGGGCGATCTCCCTCACCAGACGCTGGAAAGGCAGCTTGCGAATGAGCAGCTCTGTGGACTTCTGGTAGCGGCGGATCTCCCTCAAAGCCACGGTGCCAGGcctacaaaacaaacaaacaaaaaaaaaaaatcaaaatgagaTAGCCTGTTGTGACAAGTGGCCACTAGCAAGAGATGCGATAAACCGGACATACCTGTAACGATGTGGCTTCTTCACGCCTCCCGTGGAGGGGGCGCTCTTCCTTGCAGCCTTGGTAGCCAGCTGCTTCCTTGGCGCTTTTCCTCCAGTGGACTTACGGGCGGTCTGCTTGGTACGGGCCATAGCGTATTTTCTGAAAATTGCGAATAAAAGAACACACCGGATTTAAAAAGCAGCCGATCTCACGCACAGTCGAAGAGGAAGTGGATCGCGTTCGTAAACACAATGCTAAGGCTAACCCAGGCTAACGCTGCTCCCCTCCCCCAACGCGGTGTCAGAGGGAGGCTTTGGccttcaacaacaacaaccgcCCTTATTACACTGTAACAAACAGCGGCTTCCCCTGGGTATAAACTGGGACTTTTATGGTACTAATAACTGGTGCCCTGCTATATAGCCGCACCTTCCGTTTAGATTCGGTTTAGATCTCGGCTAactaaaatgcttaaaatatcCAAACAAATGGCGCCGCTTTGCTTCGACATCGCCATTTCAGTTTCATCCTGggaagagaagagagaaaaaaaaaaaaacacacggcTTCAAAGCACCTACCGGCGCCATTAGCTCAAACACGCACATTTTAGGCCGATACTAGACAGACACGAAATAAACGGCACTGT
Above is a genomic segment from Fundulus heteroclitus isolate FHET01 chromosome 10, MU-UCD_Fhet_4.1, whole genome shotgun sequence containing:
- the LOC105927375 gene encoding histone H3.3A is translated as MARTKQTARKSTGGKAPRKQLATKAARKSAPSTGGVKKPHRYRPGTVALREIRRYQKSTELLIRKLPFQRLVREIAQDFKTDLRFQSAAIGALQEASEAYLVGLFEDTNLCAIHAKRVTIMPKDIQLARRIRGERA